A window of the Deltaproteobacteria bacterium genome harbors these coding sequences:
- a CDS encoding helix-turn-helix domain-containing protein, which yields MAALQKNHVKQLREEQLMSKAELARKAGLSALTIDRVESGKDCRMDTKRKIILALGLKLSDREKVFPD from the coding sequence ATGGCTGCTCTTCAGAAAAATCACGTTAAACAGCTTCGGGAGGAACAATTAATGAGCAAGGCCGAACTTGCTCGAAAGGCAGGGCTCTCTGCCCTGACCATCGACCGGGTCGAGTCCGGAAAAGACTGTCGAATGGATACAAAGAGAAAAATTATTTTGGCTCTTGGGCTCAAGCTCTCTGATCGTGAAAAGGTCTTCCCTGACTGA